One segment of Scleropages formosus chromosome 23, fSclFor1.1, whole genome shotgun sequence DNA contains the following:
- the cnot10 gene encoding CCR4-NOT transcription complex subunit 10 isoform X1 translates to MADNNSIDQGAEMKHDSTSGITDQEKELASNAYDAFTTGNYDESLKHLSSLQELNKEDYKISMNKAVAEFYKSGQMTTDCLKQALTAMKHQIHTSVDEMDGLDDVENSILYYNQAIIHYYMRQYTEAILIGEKLYQFIEPFEEKFAQAVCFLLVDLYLLTFQPEKALHLLAVLEKLAVQGNNKNGKTEAAGNTNKDVSNQKTEYIAMVEAAKSKIHQYKVRAYIQMKSLKACKREIKSVMNTAGNSAPSLFLKSNFEYLRGNYRKAVKLLNSSNIAEHPGPMKTGECVRCMFWNNLGCIHFAMGKHNLGLFYFKKALQENENTCAQIGDSSNRHSKRFSGIPMCALLANKRYELLYNCGIQLLHIGRPLAAFECLMEAVQVYHSNPRLWLRLAECCISANKGNSEQETRGIPSKKGIVQSVVGQGYHRKIILASQSAQNTVYSDGQTAAIPVASMEFAAICLRNALLLLPEHQQQEPKAENGSKNSSQSGSTESGSENSESCSGKGQDGDKFVPAPPSSPLKKQELENLRCSILACSAYVSLALGDNVLALSHAEKLLQQPKLSGSLKFLGHLYAAEALISMDRISDAITHLNPENVTDVFLGVSSSEQDQGSDRGDVEQTESSGKQTPLCYPSTLNSARAMMLFNLGSAYCLRSEYDKARKCLHQAASMVHAKEIPPEAILLAVYLELQNGNTELALQIIKRNQLLPSVKAPSPPDGRKKTAPLPFTQVQRK, encoded by the exons ATGGCAGACAACAACAGCATCG ATCAAGGGGCGGAGATGAAGCACGACAGCACATCGGGGATCACAGATCAGGAAAAGGAGCTGGCGTCCAATGCATATGACGCCTTTACG ACAGGAAATTACGACGAATCACTGAAGCACCTTTCTAGCCTGCAGGAGCTGAACAAGGAAGACTACAAAATATCCATGAATAAAGCTGTAGCTGAATTTTACAAAAGTGGGCAAATGACCACAGACTGCCTAAAACAAGCACTTACAGCAATGAAACATCAG ATTCATACTTCTGTGGATGAAATGGATGGTTTGGATGATGTTGAAAACAGCATCCTCTACTACAATCAAGCAATCATACACTACTACATGCGGCAGTACACTGAGGCCATATTGATAGGAGAGAAGCTCTACCAGTTCATTGAACCTTTTG AAGAGAAGTTTGCTCAGGCAGTCTGCTTCCTGCTGGTGGACTTGTACCTCCTCACGTTCCAGCCGGAGAAGGCCCTCCACCTGCTGGCAGTGCTGGAGAAGCTGGCTGTTCAAGGGAACAATAAGAACGGCAAAACAGAG GCTGCAGGCAACACCAACAAAGATGTCAGTAATCAGAAGACAGAGTACATTGCTATGGTGGAGGCTGCCAAGTCAAAAATCCACCAG TATAAAGTACGGGCTTACATACAAATGAAGTCCCTGAAGGCGTGCAAAAGGGAGATCAAGTCTGTGATGAACACTGCTGGAAAC tctgccccctctctcttcctcaagAGCAATTTTGAGTATCTGAGAGGAAACTACCGGAAGGCTGTGAAACTGTTAAACAGTTCAAACATCGCAGAGCACCCTGGGCCCATGAAAACAG GGGAGTGTGTGCGCTGTATGTTTTGGAACAACCTGGGCTGTATACATTTTGCTATGGGGAAGCACAACCTGGGGCTGTTCTATTTCAAGAAAGCCCTGCAGGAGAACGAAAACACATGTGCGCAGATAGGCGACAGCAGCAACAGGCACT CCAAGCGTTTCTCCGGCATCCCCATGTGTGCCTTACTAGCCAACAAGCGCTATGAACTGCTTTACAACTGTGGCATTCAGCTACTGCATATAGGGCGCCCCCTAGCGGCTTTCGAGTGCCTCATGGAAGCAGTCCAGGTGTACCATTCAAACCCGCGGCTCTGGCTGAGGCTGGCTGAGTGCTGCATCTCTGCCAACAAGGGG AACTCAGAGCAGGAGACCAGGGGCATCCCCAGTAAGAAGGGTATCGTCCAGTCAGTTGTGGGCCAAGGCTACCATCGTAAGATCATCCTCGCATCGCAATCTGCACAGAACACAGTGTACAG tgacGGACAGACGGCAGCCATCCCAGTCGCCAGTATGGAGTTTGCAGCCATCTGCCTGAGGaacgccctcctcctccttccagagcaccagcagcaggagcccAAGGCAGAGAATGGCTCCAAGAACTCGAGCCAGTCGGGGAGCACAGAGAGCGGCAGCGAGAACAGCGAGAGCTGCAG TGGTAAAGGACAGGATGGAGACAAGTTTGTccctgcacccccctcctcacCCTTAAAGAAACAGGAACTGGAGAACCTGAG GTGCTCCATCCTGGCCTGCAGTGCCTATGTTTCTCTGGCCCTTGGAGACAATGTCCTTGCCTTGAGCCACGCCGAGAAGCTCCTCCAACAGCCTAAGCTGTCTGGCTCCCTGAA GTTCTTGGGCCACCTATATGCAGCAGAGGCCCTCATCTCAATGGACCGCATTTCTGATGCCATTACTCACCTGAACCCTGAGAATGTCACTGATGTGTTCCTAGGGGTCTCCTCAAGTGAGCAGGACCAAG GTTCAGACCGGGGGGATGTGGAGCAGACGGAGTCTT CGGGGAAACAGACTCCTCTCTGCTATCCCAGCACACTAAACTCTGCACGGGCCATGATGCTCTTCAACTTGGGCAGCGCGTACTGCCTCAGGAGCGAGTACGACAAGGCCCGCAAATGCCTGCACCAG GCAGCATCCATGGTTCATGCGAAGGAGATTCCTCCAGAAGCCATCCTGCTGGCTGTCTACCTGGAGCTGCAGAATG GCAACACAGAACTGGCCTTGCAGATCATTAAGAGGAACCAGCTCCTCCCATCAGTCAAGGCACCATCACCTCCTGATGGGCGCAAGAAGacagcccccctccccttcacACAGGTCCAGCGTAAATGA
- the cnot10 gene encoding CCR4-NOT transcription complex subunit 10 isoform X2, translating into MADNNSIDQGAEMKHDSTSGITDQEKELASNAYDAFTTGNYDESLKHLSSLQELNKEDYKISMNKAVAEFYKSGQMTTDCLKQALTAMKHQIHTSVDEMDGLDDVENSILYYNQAIIHYYMRQYTEAILIGEKLYQFIEPFEKFAQAVCFLLVDLYLLTFQPEKALHLLAVLEKLAVQGNNKNGKTEAAGNTNKDVSNQKTEYIAMVEAAKSKIHQYKVRAYIQMKSLKACKREIKSVMNTAGNSAPSLFLKSNFEYLRGNYRKAVKLLNSSNIAEHPGPMKTGECVRCMFWNNLGCIHFAMGKHNLGLFYFKKALQENENTCAQIGDSSNRHSKRFSGIPMCALLANKRYELLYNCGIQLLHIGRPLAAFECLMEAVQVYHSNPRLWLRLAECCISANKGNSEQETRGIPSKKGIVQSVVGQGYHRKIILASQSAQNTVYSDGQTAAIPVASMEFAAICLRNALLLLPEHQQQEPKAENGSKNSSQSGSTESGSENSESCSGKGQDGDKFVPAPPSSPLKKQELENLRCSILACSAYVSLALGDNVLALSHAEKLLQQPKLSGSLKFLGHLYAAEALISMDRISDAITHLNPENVTDVFLGVSSSEQDQGSDRGDVEQTESSGKQTPLCYPSTLNSARAMMLFNLGSAYCLRSEYDKARKCLHQAASMVHAKEIPPEAILLAVYLELQNGNTELALQIIKRNQLLPSVKAPSPPDGRKKTAPLPFTQVQRK; encoded by the exons ATGGCAGACAACAACAGCATCG ATCAAGGGGCGGAGATGAAGCACGACAGCACATCGGGGATCACAGATCAGGAAAAGGAGCTGGCGTCCAATGCATATGACGCCTTTACG ACAGGAAATTACGACGAATCACTGAAGCACCTTTCTAGCCTGCAGGAGCTGAACAAGGAAGACTACAAAATATCCATGAATAAAGCTGTAGCTGAATTTTACAAAAGTGGGCAAATGACCACAGACTGCCTAAAACAAGCACTTACAGCAATGAAACATCAG ATTCATACTTCTGTGGATGAAATGGATGGTTTGGATGATGTTGAAAACAGCATCCTCTACTACAATCAAGCAATCATACACTACTACATGCGGCAGTACACTGAGGCCATATTGATAGGAGAGAAGCTCTACCAGTTCATTGAACCTTTTG AGAAGTTTGCTCAGGCAGTCTGCTTCCTGCTGGTGGACTTGTACCTCCTCACGTTCCAGCCGGAGAAGGCCCTCCACCTGCTGGCAGTGCTGGAGAAGCTGGCTGTTCAAGGGAACAATAAGAACGGCAAAACAGAG GCTGCAGGCAACACCAACAAAGATGTCAGTAATCAGAAGACAGAGTACATTGCTATGGTGGAGGCTGCCAAGTCAAAAATCCACCAG TATAAAGTACGGGCTTACATACAAATGAAGTCCCTGAAGGCGTGCAAAAGGGAGATCAAGTCTGTGATGAACACTGCTGGAAAC tctgccccctctctcttcctcaagAGCAATTTTGAGTATCTGAGAGGAAACTACCGGAAGGCTGTGAAACTGTTAAACAGTTCAAACATCGCAGAGCACCCTGGGCCCATGAAAACAG GGGAGTGTGTGCGCTGTATGTTTTGGAACAACCTGGGCTGTATACATTTTGCTATGGGGAAGCACAACCTGGGGCTGTTCTATTTCAAGAAAGCCCTGCAGGAGAACGAAAACACATGTGCGCAGATAGGCGACAGCAGCAACAGGCACT CCAAGCGTTTCTCCGGCATCCCCATGTGTGCCTTACTAGCCAACAAGCGCTATGAACTGCTTTACAACTGTGGCATTCAGCTACTGCATATAGGGCGCCCCCTAGCGGCTTTCGAGTGCCTCATGGAAGCAGTCCAGGTGTACCATTCAAACCCGCGGCTCTGGCTGAGGCTGGCTGAGTGCTGCATCTCTGCCAACAAGGGG AACTCAGAGCAGGAGACCAGGGGCATCCCCAGTAAGAAGGGTATCGTCCAGTCAGTTGTGGGCCAAGGCTACCATCGTAAGATCATCCTCGCATCGCAATCTGCACAGAACACAGTGTACAG tgacGGACAGACGGCAGCCATCCCAGTCGCCAGTATGGAGTTTGCAGCCATCTGCCTGAGGaacgccctcctcctccttccagagcaccagcagcaggagcccAAGGCAGAGAATGGCTCCAAGAACTCGAGCCAGTCGGGGAGCACAGAGAGCGGCAGCGAGAACAGCGAGAGCTGCAG TGGTAAAGGACAGGATGGAGACAAGTTTGTccctgcacccccctcctcacCCTTAAAGAAACAGGAACTGGAGAACCTGAG GTGCTCCATCCTGGCCTGCAGTGCCTATGTTTCTCTGGCCCTTGGAGACAATGTCCTTGCCTTGAGCCACGCCGAGAAGCTCCTCCAACAGCCTAAGCTGTCTGGCTCCCTGAA GTTCTTGGGCCACCTATATGCAGCAGAGGCCCTCATCTCAATGGACCGCATTTCTGATGCCATTACTCACCTGAACCCTGAGAATGTCACTGATGTGTTCCTAGGGGTCTCCTCAAGTGAGCAGGACCAAG GTTCAGACCGGGGGGATGTGGAGCAGACGGAGTCTT CGGGGAAACAGACTCCTCTCTGCTATCCCAGCACACTAAACTCTGCACGGGCCATGATGCTCTTCAACTTGGGCAGCGCGTACTGCCTCAGGAGCGAGTACGACAAGGCCCGCAAATGCCTGCACCAG GCAGCATCCATGGTTCATGCGAAGGAGATTCCTCCAGAAGCCATCCTGCTGGCTGTCTACCTGGAGCTGCAGAATG GCAACACAGAACTGGCCTTGCAGATCATTAAGAGGAACCAGCTCCTCCCATCAGTCAAGGCACCATCACCTCCTGATGGGCGCAAGAAGacagcccccctccccttcacACAGGTCCAGCGTAAATGA